Below is a window of Arthrobacter sp. SLBN-112 DNA.
GGCAGGGGACCACCAGCGCGAACGCTGAAGCCCAATGGTTGAGCCCGTCGATCCCGGCTGGGTTTCGACAGGCTCAACCACCGGGCTCTGCTTCCGGGCACGAAAAAGGCCGCCCCTCGGGGCGGCCTTTTTCGTGTGTCCTAGCGGGAACGCTGACGCAGGCGCTGCATGTCCAGGATGACCACGGCACGGGCTTCGAGGCGGAGCCAACCACGCTGGACGAACTCGGCGAGGGCCTTGTTGACCGTCTCGCGGGAAGCGCCCACCAGCTGGGCCAGTTCCTCCTGCGTCAGCTCGTGGGCCACCAGGACGCCGTCGGTTGCCGGCCGGCCGAAGCGGTCCGCGAGGTCCAGCAGGGCCTTGGCCACGCGGCCCGGAACATCGGAGAAGACCAGGTCGGAGAGGGAGTCGTTGGTGCGGCGCAGGCGGCGGGCCAGGGCCTGCAGCAGCTGGGCGGAGACCTCGGGGCGGGTGCGCAGCAGGGCGTTCAGGCTCTCGTTCTTCAGCCCGGCAAGCCGGGTTTCGGAGACGGCCGTGGCGGTGGCGGTGCGGGGGCTGGGATCGAACAGGGCCATTTCGCCGAAGAGTTCGCCCGGGCCGAGGATGGCGAGGAGGGATTCGCGGCCATCGGGGGAGGTGCGGCCGAGCTTCACCTTGCCGGAGACGATGAAGTAGAGCTGGTCGCCCTGGTCACCCTCGCGGAACACGGATGCGCCGCGGGAAAGGTCCACCTCGGTGAGCTCGTCCGTCAGCAGACGGAATGCGTCGTCGTCTAGCGTGGCGAAAAGGGGTGCTCGGCGCAGTACCTCGATGTCCATGAAATCTCCTGAGTAAAAGTATCGGCTGTGGCGCTTGTGCCATTGTTTCAGAATTTTCAAGGTTCTGTGACGAACTTGGCAGCCGAAACGCCCCGCAACACCCGGATCCGGGTCCGCCGGTGGGCGTTGAACCCCACAGAAGTTTGTCAGTGTCCGCTACTAGAATGGGGATTCAACTGTTTAATAAGGAGCCTTTGTGGTCGGCTTGACTGTCCTGGACCTCGTCCTGATCCTGGCGTTGCTGTCGTACCTGATTTACGGCCTTCGCAATGGGTTCCTGGTCACCGTCGGCGGCCTGGCCGGTTTCGCGGCCGGCGCCGTCGCGGCGTTCTTTGCCGTTCCCCTGGTCAGCACCTTCGTTGCGGACTCCGGGTGGAGGCTGACCGCCATCATCGCCGCCGCCGTCGTGCTTATGGCCCTGGGACATGGGCTAGGCACCATGGTGGGCCGGCAAATCCGCGGCGCCATGCGGATCCGGCCACTACGCGTCGTGGACCGGCTGGTGGGCGGTGCGCTGAACCTGGTGGTGTCCGCGCTGGTGATGTCCATGCTGGCCTTCAGTGTCAGCTCCCTCGGCGTGCCCGTCGTGTCGCAGCAGTTGGCCGAATCCAAGGTGATCCGGTTCATCGACGGCCTCACCCCCACCCCGGTCAAGACGACCATGGCGGAGCTGCGTTCGACGGTGATCGGCAACGGAATACCGACGTTGTTCGAAGGCCTCGACCAGGGTCAGCCGGTCCAGGTGCCCAATGCCAGTACCAATACTCCCGCCTTGAACAAGGCCGCCCAGTCAGTCCTGAGGATTGCCGGCACGGCCTACGAATGCGGCCAGAACCAGACCGGCACCGGATTCGTGGTGTCCCAGGGCCGCGTGGTCACCAACGCGCATGTGGTGGCGGGCGTGTCGCAGCCGGTCGTGGAGATGCCCGACGGCGCCGCGATGCCGGGGCGCGTGGTCTACTTCGACACCAAGCGGGACCTGGCAGTCCTGGCGGTGGACAACCTGCCGTCCCAGCCGCTGCCGCTGAGCCGCGACCTGCCCGGCGGCAGCCAGGCCGCCTTCGCCGGGTACCCCCACGGCGGGCCGTTCCAGTCGAAACCGGCCACCGTGCAGGACATCGCCACCGTG
It encodes the following:
- a CDS encoding Crp/Fnr family transcriptional regulator → MDIEVLRRAPLFATLDDDAFRLLTDELTEVDLSRGASVFREGDQGDQLYFIVSGKVKLGRTSPDGRESLLAILGPGELFGEMALFDPSPRTATATAVSETRLAGLKNESLNALLRTRPEVSAQLLQALARRLRRTNDSLSDLVFSDVPGRVAKALLDLADRFGRPATDGVLVAHELTQEELAQLVGASRETVNKALAEFVQRGWLRLEARAVVILDMQRLRQRSR
- a CDS encoding MarP family serine protease, giving the protein MVGLTVLDLVLILALLSYLIYGLRNGFLVTVGGLAGFAAGAVAAFFAVPLVSTFVADSGWRLTAIIAAAVVLMALGHGLGTMVGRQIRGAMRIRPLRVVDRLVGGALNLVVSALVMSMLAFSVSSLGVPVVSQQLAESKVIRFIDGLTPTPVKTTMAELRSTVIGNGIPTLFEGLDQGQPVQVPNASTNTPALNKAAQSVLRIAGTAYECGQNQTGTGFVVSQGRVVTNAHVVAGVSQPVVEMPDGAAMPGRVVYFDTKRDLAVLAVDNLPSQPLPLSRDLPGGSQAAFAGYPHGGPFQSKPATVQDIATVLVPDIYGNNPSPEDIYRLAGDVQPGNSGGPLLTTDGQVAGVIFAKATSDAEVGFAITMSDLNPVAQQAPALSTPVSSGQCIQK